Proteins from a genomic interval of Sulfurimonas sp. HSL3-2:
- the mtaB gene encoding tRNA (N(6)-L-threonylcarbamoyladenosine(37)-C(2))-methylthiotransferase MtaB yields MKKKVYFKTFGCRTNLFDSQVMMQNLEDFEITENENEADVVVVNSCTVTNGADTTVRSYVNHIEKAVGAKVFLTGCGAHTKGENLFENKKVFGVFGQSEKKKINTLLKENTPFYELGDLNFVDDAVVGEFIGKSRAFIKIQEGCNFRCNYCIIPYVRGDARSLDEKRILEQVYRLATNGFGEFILTGTNVGSYGTGEGTNIAQLMKKMSQIRGVRRIRVGSLEPIQVNDEFKEILDEPWLERHLHIALQHTSPQMLKLMNRRNRYENDVKLFDMLAQKGFALGTDYIVGHPGESEELWKEGIENVKRLPLTHVHAFTYSKRDGTPSATMKDEVNGQIAKERLHELTSVIDAKNLEFRKTHKVELDVLIESQRDDGLYQGFDQYFNKVVVKSDEDLSGNWITCKDYTLKDEYNYAEI; encoded by the coding sequence ATGAAGAAAAAAGTCTATTTTAAAACATTCGGATGCAGAACGAATCTTTTTGATTCTCAGGTAATGATGCAGAATCTGGAGGATTTTGAGATCACGGAGAACGAAAACGAAGCAGATGTAGTCGTAGTCAACTCATGTACCGTTACAAACGGTGCGGACACGACTGTACGCTCATACGTGAACCATATAGAAAAAGCTGTCGGTGCAAAGGTGTTTTTAACAGGATGCGGGGCGCATACAAAGGGCGAGAATCTTTTTGAAAACAAGAAGGTCTTTGGAGTGTTCGGTCAGAGCGAGAAGAAAAAGATAAACACGCTTTTAAAAGAGAACACACCGTTTTACGAACTGGGCGATCTGAACTTCGTAGACGATGCAGTCGTGGGTGAGTTCATAGGCAAGAGCAGGGCGTTTATCAAGATTCAGGAGGGGTGTAACTTCAGATGTAATTACTGTATCATCCCTTATGTACGCGGTGATGCGAGAAGTCTGGATGAAAAACGCATTTTGGAGCAGGTCTACAGACTTGCAACTAACGGTTTCGGCGAGTTTATCCTTACAGGTACGAACGTAGGAAGCTACGGAACAGGCGAGGGTACGAACATCGCACAGCTGATGAAAAAGATGAGTCAGATCCGCGGTGTCAGACGCATACGAGTGGGAAGTCTGGAGCCGATCCAGGTCAATGACGAGTTCAAAGAGATACTTGATGAGCCGTGGCTTGAACGTCACCTGCACATCGCACTGCAGCATACATCACCGCAGATGCTAAAGCTTATGAACAGACGTAACCGATATGAGAACGACGTCAAACTTTTCGATATGCTTGCGCAGAAAGGTTTTGCTCTTGGAACTGACTATATAGTCGGACATCCGGGAGAAAGCGAAGAGTTATGGAAAGAGGGGATAGAAAACGTTAAAAGACTTCCACTTACGCATGTCCACGCTTTTACCTACTCAAAACGTGACGGAACACCTTCTGCGACGATGAAAGATGAAGTAAACGGGCAGATCGCAAAAGAGCGTCTGCATGAACTTACCTCTGTTATCGATGCAAAAAATCTGGAGTTTAGAAAGACTCATAAAGTCGAACTTGATGTTTTGATAGAAAGCCAGAGAGATGACGGCTTATATCAGGGGTTTGACCAATATTTTAACAAAGTAGTTGTAAAATCAGATGAAGACTTAAGTGGAAATTGGATTACATGTAAAGATTACACTCTAAAGGATGAATACAATTATGCTGAGATCTAA
- a CDS encoding metallophosphoesterase, producing the protein MHYVIGDVHGYYKTLLALVELLPADAELVFVGDLIDRGPRSAEVVRFIRENGYACIKGNHEDFMATLGPEVVNSFLNDTPLYLTNLWHTNGGIDTLISYGLLKIVNGKPEKVKDYKQALLAFVDDMKWMEKLPLYLEFGIKESLNKPIIVSHAPIADVWDMRDEEEMYSTFHNAAITNRINPGSDAPIFNIFGHTPVKRGVDRNPYYVNVDTGCYLEKDGYKRLSAYCIETGETVSAWNVK; encoded by the coding sequence ATGCATTATGTGATCGGCGATGTCCATGGATACTATAAAACACTGTTAGCTTTAGTCGAATTACTTCCGGCGGATGCTGAGCTTGTCTTTGTCGGAGACCTTATAGACAGAGGACCAAGGAGTGCGGAGGTCGTGAGGTTCATACGTGAAAACGGGTATGCCTGCATAAAGGGAAACCATGAAGACTTTATGGCGACCCTCGGACCTGAAGTTGTAAACTCTTTTTTAAACGACACCCCTTTGTATCTGACCAATCTTTGGCATACCAACGGAGGGATAGATACTCTTATCTCCTACGGTCTTTTGAAAATAGTCAACGGAAAACCTGAAAAAGTAAAGGATTATAAGCAGGCGCTGCTGGCTTTTGTGGACGACATGAAGTGGATGGAAAAACTTCCGCTTTACTTGGAATTCGGCATCAAGGAGTCGTTAAACAAGCCGATCATCGTCTCTCATGCTCCTATCGCCGATGTATGGGACATGCGTGATGAAGAAGAGATGTACAGCACCTTTCATAACGCCGCGATCACTAACCGTATCAATCCCGGAAGTGATGCTCCGATATTCAATATCTTTGGACATACCCCTGTAAAAAGAGGTGTGGACAGAAATCCTTACTATGTCAATGTGGATACGGGATGTTACTTGGAGAAAGACGGATACAAAAGGCTAAGTGCTTATTGTATCGAGACAGGTGAGACCGTAAGTGCCTGGAATGTCAAATAA
- a CDS encoding AAA family ATPase, with protein sequence MLRSKFNNIAIYVSAFIIIALILFAVLRDTSEPITLRDAQKLLENHNVTKVIATKEYVFLKTDNALYKIASSQVSPKMFVDYEVEIESGPNPLVYVLLLILVLGIGSFAFRWYQKNRTVLSTSSAGNSTAPISSNEPIQAIRPNISFEDIGGISEVKIELSEIIDFMKNPKRYRNFGARMPRGVLLVGPPGVGKTMIAKAVAKEADVPFFYQSGASFVQIYVGMGAKRVHDLFTAAKKNAPAIIFIDEIDAVGKKRDGNRNDEREATLNQLLTEMDGFEESSDIIVIAATNKIDVLDSALLRAGRFDRRIFVDLPTKRERASIISKYLANIPNETDIDALANMTVGFNGASLAALVNEAALLSLRQNGARVTMEHFHQVKDKVIFGKRKLLILNEEQKAHRVCYQAGKAVAATVFNIDFEKLLLSNESMTPPVTTPLLKHEIESRIKMLLAGVAACELQFGEHSSSAKVDLDEAKQSIKEMIDDFGMGEALYASKEQEDALLDKLYHETKETMSSLNSVLEYVEAILFERESITKNEIRRKLDGLL encoded by the coding sequence ATGCTGAGATCTAAGTTCAACAATATAGCCATCTACGTATCAGCTTTTATTATTATAGCACTTATACTTTTTGCAGTCTTGCGTGATACGTCAGAGCCTATAACACTTCGTGATGCCCAGAAACTTTTAGAAAACCATAACGTTACAAAAGTCATAGCGACAAAAGAGTACGTCTTTTTAAAGACCGATAATGCTCTTTACAAGATCGCTAGTTCTCAGGTCTCTCCGAAGATGTTTGTTGACTATGAAGTAGAGATCGAAAGCGGACCAAATCCGCTTGTTTATGTTCTTTTACTGATCTTAGTACTCGGTATCGGATCATTTGCCTTTAGATGGTACCAAAAGAATAGAACTGTTCTAAGTACGTCGAGTGCAGGGAACTCGACAGCTCCTATCTCGTCAAATGAACCCATCCAAGCCATACGTCCAAATATCTCTTTTGAAGATATAGGCGGGATCAGCGAAGTCAAGATAGAACTCTCAGAGATCATAGACTTTATGAAAAATCCGAAACGCTATAGAAATTTCGGTGCGAGGATGCCAAGAGGCGTACTTTTAGTAGGACCTCCGGGTGTCGGAAAGACGATGATCGCTAAAGCCGTGGCAAAAGAGGCAGATGTGCCGTTTTTCTATCAAAGTGGTGCTTCGTTTGTACAGATCTATGTCGGGATGGGTGCAAAGCGTGTGCATGACCTTTTTACGGCTGCAAAGAAGAATGCGCCTGCGATCATCTTTATAGACGAGATCGATGCCGTAGGAAAAAAACGCGACGGAAACCGCAATGATGAGCGTGAAGCGACACTCAATCAGCTGCTTACCGAGATGGACGGTTTTGAGGAATCAAGCGATATCATCGTGATCGCAGCGACAAACAAGATCGATGTCCTCGACAGCGCGCTTCTTCGTGCGGGACGTTTTGACAGACGTATATTCGTCGATCTGCCTACAAAACGCGAGCGTGCTTCGATCATCTCCAAATACCTTGCAAACATTCCCAACGAAACGGATATAGATGCTCTTGCAAATATGACGGTCGGTTTTAACGGTGCTTCTCTTGCAGCTCTTGTAAATGAGGCTGCACTTCTTTCCCTGCGCCAAAACGGTGCAAGAGTCACGATGGAGCATTTTCATCAGGTAAAAGACAAAGTCATATTTGGTAAAAGAAAACTTCTGATACTAAACGAAGAGCAAAAAGCACACCGTGTATGTTATCAGGCAGGAAAAGCGGTAGCTGCGACTGTTTTTAATATAGATTTTGAGAAACTGCTTCTATCTAATGAGTCTATGACTCCGCCTGTCACTACACCGCTTTTAAAACATGAGATAGAGTCACGTATAAAGATGCTGCTTGCCGGAGTAGCTGCATGTGAGTTGCAGTTTGGCGAACACTCAAGCAGTGCGAAGGTCGATCTTGATGAAGCAAAACAATCTATAAAAGAGATGATAGACGATTTTGGTATGGGTGAGGCTCTGTATGCATCTAAAGAGCAGGAAGACGCTCTTTTAGACAAGCTTTATCATGAGACAAAAGAAACGATGAGCAGTTTAAATAGTGTGCTAGAATATGTAGAAGCAATACTTTTTGAACGTGAGAGCATCACTAAGAACGAGATTAGAAGGAAATTAGATGGTCTACTATAG
- a CDS encoding TrkA C-terminal domain-containing protein: MKKILIISDSEIGNHFIERVVDTYTSDNIYYVVQMKATEYENANPARFKFYEFDPTSLYKLSNLLKMEFVQVVIAMDNLSDVEVTIKNIRTIKKQLRIIVLDQWDIQNQDSNVVYVKQNEIMASRLLDYLPNVPVIAQNVGLGEGEIMEVLVPFGSSFVYRHIGVIEQNRWRIVAIYRNRELLMPSSRRMIHPNDLLLLVGEPSVLKSVYRAIKRELGQFPEPFGSNLYLYIDMEKENADNIKDLVRRALFIHKNFKHKLYIKIYNPNDIDLLRHIKDMRSDSVSVNINYNDDLEIEDIFHADVRRYHIGLVMVSKDIFKDNETRNMLYDAHVPVLKIADRSFSKLKDALAILTENRDLEKVSTTIFDISSQMGFNLELFNYTNEKDEYKEQVIEHFNNLATIFSKSIKITESESNPIRELRQKENFLQVLPFTKKMTGRHLYSIFSTDSERLYYKLDDFHQIFIPVQL, encoded by the coding sequence ATGAAAAAGATTCTAATAATCAGTGACAGTGAAATCGGTAACCATTTTATCGAGCGTGTCGTAGATACTTATACAAGCGATAATATATATTATGTAGTGCAGATGAAAGCTACCGAATATGAAAATGCGAATCCTGCACGTTTTAAATTTTACGAGTTTGACCCGACAAGTCTTTATAAACTTTCAAACCTGTTAAAGATGGAGTTCGTCCAAGTCGTCATAGCTATGGATAACCTCTCAGATGTAGAAGTTACTATCAAGAACATAAGAACAATCAAAAAACAGCTTCGTATCATCGTTCTAGATCAGTGGGATATACAAAACCAAGACTCAAACGTAGTCTATGTCAAACAAAACGAGATCATGGCTTCAAGACTCCTTGATTACCTTCCAAATGTCCCTGTTATCGCGCAGAACGTGGGTCTGGGCGAGGGTGAGATCATGGAAGTCCTTGTCCCTTTTGGAAGCTCTTTTGTCTACCGCCATATCGGTGTTATCGAGCAAAACAGATGGAGAATAGTCGCCATCTATAGAAACCGCGAACTTCTGATGCCTTCAAGCAGACGTATGATCCATCCAAACGACCTTCTGCTTTTAGTTGGTGAACCTTCTGTACTAAAGTCTGTTTATCGTGCTATCAAACGTGAACTCGGGCAGTTTCCAGAGCCTTTCGGTTCAAATCTTTACCTCTATATCGACATGGAAAAAGAGAATGCGGATAACATAAAAGACCTTGTCCGCCGTGCACTTTTCATCCATAAAAACTTTAAGCACAAGCTTTATATAAAGATATATAATCCAAATGATATCGATCTGCTTCGTCATATAAAAGATATGAGATCAGACAGTGTCAGTGTAAATATAAACTACAACGACGACCTAGAGATAGAAGATATCTTCCATGCTGATGTCAGAAGATATCATATCGGTCTTGTGATGGTCTCAAAAGATATATTTAAAGACAATGAGACGAGAAACATGCTTTACGATGCTCATGTTCCTGTGCTGAAGATCGCAGACAGATCGTTTTCAAAACTCAAAGACGCACTTGCGATACTTACCGAAAACAGGGACTTAGAGAAGGTTTCTACGACGATCTTCGATATCTCTTCACAGATGGGATTCAACTTAGAGCTGTTTAACTATACAAACGAAAAGGATGAATATAAAGAGCAGGTGATAGAACATTTCAACAACCTTGCGACCATCTTTTCTAAGTCTATTAAGATCACTGAGAGCGAGAGCAATCCTATACGTGAACTGAGACAAAAAGAGAACTTTTTACAGGTACTTCCTTTTACGAAAAAAATGACAGGCAGACATCTGTATTCGATCTTTTCGACAGACAGTGAAAGACTCTATTATAAACTTGATGATTTTCATCAGATCTTTATCCCCGTCCAGCTGTAA
- the pdxA gene encoding 4-hydroxythreonine-4-phosphate dehydrogenase, protein MKKIAISIGDINGVGLEIALKTHEEVSRLCHPVYCVDKKVLQEGAKLLGVELHKELTCKSIDLDITIEPAKVTRESGTYSYLSFLEAIKLCERDECDAVVTMPIHKEAWMKAGLEYKGHTDMLRDYFKRDAIMMLGCEKLYVPLFTEHIPLREVPLHVKEKKLTPFLLDLHKSIGDKRVAVLGLNPHAGDNGAIGNEELEIKKAIRNANEKIGKELFFGPIVPDVAFAPYFRDTVQYICAMYHDQGLAPLKALYFDESINVSLNLPIVRTSVDHGTAFDIAYQNKAHTLSYINAVKAAIELAK, encoded by the coding sequence ATGAAAAAAATAGCCATCAGCATCGGTGATATCAACGGAGTCGGTCTGGAGATCGCTCTAAAAACCCACGAGGAAGTAAGCCGTCTCTGTCATCCCGTCTACTGCGTAGATAAAAAGGTTTTACAAGAGGGTGCAAAACTTTTAGGTGTAGAACTGCATAAAGAGCTTACATGTAAGTCTATCGATCTGGACATCACCATAGAGCCGGCAAAGGTCACCAGAGAGAGCGGAACATACTCTTATCTCTCGTTTTTAGAAGCGATAAAACTCTGCGAAAGAGATGAATGCGACGCAGTCGTGACCATGCCCATCCATAAAGAAGCATGGATGAAAGCAGGTCTAGAGTACAAAGGTCATACAGATATGCTTCGCGACTATTTTAAGCGTGATGCGATCATGATGCTTGGATGCGAAAAACTCTACGTCCCGCTCTTTACCGAGCATATTCCGCTTCGTGAAGTGCCTTTACATGTAAAAGAGAAAAAACTCACACCCTTTTTGCTCGACCTACATAAAAGCATAGGCGACAAACGTGTGGCGGTACTGGGTCTTAATCCTCATGCAGGTGATAACGGCGCCATCGGTAACGAAGAACTTGAGATCAAAAAAGCGATCCGTAATGCTAATGAGAAGATCGGCAAGGAACTCTTTTTCGGTCCCATAGTACCTGATGTCGCTTTTGCACCCTACTTCAGAGACACGGTGCAGTATATCTGTGCGATGTATCATGATCAGGGATTGGCACCGCTTAAAGCGCTCTACTTCGATGAGAGCATAAACGTCTCTCTTAATCTCCCGATAGTAAGGACATCCGTGGATCACGGGACAGCTTTTGACATCGCATACCAGAACAAAGCCCATACGCTGAGTTATATCAATGCCGTTAAAGCTGCGATAGAGTTAGCTAAATAA
- the tgt gene encoding tRNA guanosine(34) transglycosylase Tgt, whose amino-acid sequence MEFKLEKVSGKARACTIKTAHSTIQTPVFMPVGTVGSVKGLDMADMNELLGAEIILANTYHMYLRPGDDVVAKMGKLHGFTTYPKSFLTDSGGFQAFSLSDISKPNERGIEFRSHIDGSKHFFTPEKVIDIQHNLGSDIMMILDDLVALPATQERIKVSIERTTAWAQDSIKYFRAKQKEGVGVDQNIFAIIQGGTDKAFRTKSATELCALDYDGFAIGGLSVGEANQEMYDTVEHTVQYMPEDKPRYLMGVGTPEDLIENIERGVDMFDCVMPTRNARNGTLFTSFGKLNIKGAKFKLDDKPVDEECDCLTCKRYSRAYLNHLFRAREITYFRLATIHNLHYYLTLMKQAREAILADRYAEFKQEFYAKRQQSKD is encoded by the coding sequence ATGGAATTTAAATTAGAAAAAGTATCAGGCAAAGCCAGAGCCTGTACCATCAAGACAGCTCACTCTACTATCCAGACTCCGGTCTTTATGCCCGTGGGTACCGTGGGAAGCGTCAAAGGTCTTGATATGGCAGATATGAACGAGCTTTTAGGTGCTGAGATCATTCTTGCTAACACATACCACATGTATCTTCGTCCCGGAGACGACGTAGTGGCAAAGATGGGCAAACTCCACGGTTTCACTACATACCCGAAAAGCTTTTTGACTGACAGCGGCGGGTTTCAGGCATTCAGCCTCAGCGATATCTCTAAACCAAATGAAAGAGGGATAGAGTTTAGAAGCCACATCGACGGAAGCAAACACTTTTTTACTCCCGAGAAAGTGATCGACATCCAGCACAATCTTGGAAGCGATATCATGATGATCCTTGACGACCTTGTGGCACTTCCTGCAACTCAGGAGCGTATCAAAGTATCGATAGAGCGCACGACTGCATGGGCGCAGGACAGCATCAAGTATTTCCGTGCAAAACAAAAAGAGGGAGTCGGCGTAGACCAGAACATCTTTGCCATCATCCAAGGCGGGACAGATAAAGCGTTTCGTACAAAATCTGCGACAGAGCTTTGTGCCCTTGACTATGACGGTTTTGCCATCGGGGGCTTAAGTGTAGGTGAAGCCAACCAGGAGATGTACGATACGGTAGAGCATACCGTACAGTATATGCCCGAAGACAAACCCCGCTATCTTATGGGTGTCGGGACTCCCGAGGACCTTATAGAAAACATCGAGCGCGGTGTGGATATGTTCGACTGTGTCATGCCGACGCGTAATGCAAGAAACGGGACTCTTTTTACCTCTTTTGGAAAACTCAACATCAAAGGCGCGAAGTTTAAACTAGACGATAAACCCGTAGATGAGGAGTGTGACTGTCTTACATGTAAGCGTTACAGCAGAGCGTACCTGAACCACCTGTTCCGTGCCCGTGAGATCACATACTTCAGACTTGCGACCATCCATAACCTGCACTATTACCTGACACTTATGAAGCAGGCTAGAGAGGCGATCCTAGCCGACAGATATGCAGAGTTTAAACAAGAGTTTTATGCTAAAAGACAACAAAGTAAGGACTAA
- the aroB gene encoding 3-dehydroquinate synthase: MVVDIALKKVVDNSYKITIDKLQDMHFDKKVAIITNPTVAGLHLKYLLNTISAKELYIITIPDGEQYKNQETIDMILENLFNHRFNRNSLLIAFGGGVIGDMTGYAASIYQRGIDFIQIPTTLLSQVDASVGGKTGMNNKFGKNLVGAFHQPQAVHIDPYFLSTLPSREFGTGIAEIVKMAVTFNEEFFLWLEESDLNDSTLLAEAIKKAVETKANVVSQDEKEKGLRAALNYGHTFCHVIENETNYKTYLHGEAVAIGMAMANDVAVKLGLLTEHEAMRIKNILLKYHLPISYDVKDVDAFYDAFYLDKKSSDSAITFILPEHIGGVKITDEIDVSVIKDVLTSYKAH; this comes from the coding sequence ATGGTCGTAGATATTGCTCTTAAAAAAGTTGTAGACAATTCATATAAAATAACAATCGATAAACTTCAAGATATGCACTTTGATAAAAAAGTGGCGATAATAACAAATCCTACCGTTGCAGGACTTCACCTAAAATACCTTTTAAACACTATTTCTGCAAAAGAGCTGTATATCATAACTATACCCGATGGTGAGCAGTATAAAAATCAAGAAACGATAGATATGATACTCGAAAATCTTTTTAACCACCGTTTTAACCGTAACTCTCTTCTTATCGCTTTTGGAGGCGGTGTTATCGGTGATATGACTGGTTATGCGGCAAGCATCTACCAAAGAGGGATAGATTTCATACAGATACCTACGACTCTGCTGTCTCAAGTGGACGCAAGCGTAGGCGGCAAGACGGGGATGAACAACAAGTTCGGTAAAAACCTTGTCGGTGCATTCCATCAGCCTCAAGCAGTTCACATAGACCCGTACTTCCTATCGACTCTTCCTTCACGCGAGTTTGGAACAGGTATTGCCGAGATAGTAAAGATGGCAGTGACTTTTAATGAAGAGTTCTTCTTATGGCTTGAAGAGAGTGATCTAAACGACTCGACTCTGCTTGCCGAAGCGATAAAAAAAGCGGTCGAGACAAAAGCGAATGTAGTATCTCAGGATGAAAAAGAGAAGGGACTTCGTGCAGCACTGAACTACGGACATACATTCTGTCATGTCATAGAAAATGAGACAAATTATAAGACGTACCTTCACGGAGAAGCCGTAGCGATCGGTATGGCAATGGCAAATGATGTTGCAGTAAAACTTGGACTGTTAACAGAACATGAAGCGATGAGGATCAAGAACATCCTGCTCAAATACCATCTTCCGATAAGTTATGATGTAAAAGACGTAGATGCGTTTTATGATGCGTTTTATCTTGATAAGAAAAGTTCTGACAGTGCCATCACATTCATTCTGCCTGAGCATATCGGCGGCGTGAAGATAACAGATGAGATTGATGTATCGGTTATCAAAGATGTTCTGACATCTTACAAGGCTCATTAA
- a CDS encoding pyridoxine 5'-phosphate synthase, whose amino-acid sequence MTLGVNIDHIAVLREARRVNDPDIMMGLYTAVQAGADQITIHLREDRRHIQDIDAKNIIKASGVPVNLECSVNQSILNIVCDLQPHRATLVPEKREEVTTEGGLDIFKNEDEVARAIEQLHDSLIPVSLFVDPTKEAMEMSKELGAEMVELHTGEFANLFAMLNSSLSHSNHSVKELELPRYELASRLEKSLLALQESAKHAKELGLEVAAGHGLNYINVKHITAIKEISELNIGQSIIARSVFTGLDAAVKEMKRLVNVQ is encoded by the coding sequence ATGACACTTGGAGTAAATATTGATCACATCGCAGTTTTAAGAGAAGCAAGACGCGTAAACGACCCTGACATCATGATGGGGCTTTACACTGCCGTTCAGGCGGGAGCCGACCAGATCACTATCCATCTGCGTGAAGACAGACGCCATATCCAGGATATCGATGCTAAAAACATTATCAAAGCCAGCGGTGTTCCCGTGAATCTGGAGTGTTCGGTCAACCAAAGCATCTTAAACATCGTTTGTGATCTTCAGCCTCACCGTGCAACACTTGTGCCTGAAAAACGTGAAGAAGTAACGACTGAAGGCGGTCTTGATATCTTTAAAAACGAAGATGAAGTAGCCCGCGCAATAGAGCAGCTTCACGACTCGCTTATCCCGGTCTCGCTTTTTGTCGATCCGACAAAAGAAGCTATGGAGATGAGTAAAGAGCTTGGAGCCGAGATGGTCGAACTGCATACGGGAGAGTTTGCGAACCTTTTTGCAATGCTGAACTCTTCACTTTCTCACTCAAACCACAGTGTAAAAGAGCTTGAACTACCTCGCTATGAGCTGGCTTCCCGTCTTGAAAAATCACTTCTTGCTCTGCAAGAGAGTGCAAAGCACGCAAAAGAGCTAGGTCTTGAAGTAGCCGCAGGTCACGGTCTAAACTACATCAACGTCAAACATATCACGGCTATCAAAGAGATAAGCGAGCTTAACATCGGTCAAAGCATCATTGCACGTTCTGTATTTACGGGACTAGACGCAGCCGTAAAAGAGATGAAAAGGCTTGTAAACGTACAATGA
- a CDS encoding mechanosensitive ion channel domain-containing protein, with amino-acid sequence MQKLLIALLFILTVSAAAAQNKDNNKTDPEFVKQKQHLIQEYTATLAAIDNDIPADSVWMKNYSSYLTSIEVKNNLAEVRAKIAKLSKNNRYGQNIDELSALRSKENILSNQMMQLKGKDTTPFAELLTPPEIGEIPPINNPLDIFTGYSFIKQLSNNHEDYIKQKDRLKRLIELLNIKKGVYENLIVLQKDKKTQESLEALKKQLDRFTIALDTINITDSVYKKRIEVIEINLNKKIEEQMYKLTKIGIIVVSLFILSFLIKLIIKKYITDNERFYTANKIITFTNFTLILLILFFNYIENVAYLVTILGFASAGIAIAMKDWFMSILGWLVIVFGGSIHVGDRIRVDMDGMVYVGDVLDISLLRITILEDITLSSYHKNRRAGRIVFIPNNYVFTRMIANYTHHSLKTVWDGIDITITFDSNHKKALNICKEITRKYSKGYTDITRKQLNKLRNNYSLKNTNVEPRIFSFIEPNGVVISCWYLTNAYGTLTLRSTISLEIVEEFNKAGDITISYPTQKLYMEEV; translated from the coding sequence ATGCAAAAACTGCTTATCGCTTTACTTTTTATCTTAACTGTCTCTGCAGCAGCAGCGCAAAACAAAGATAACAATAAAACAGACCCTGAGTTTGTAAAGCAAAAACAACATCTTATTCAAGAGTATACGGCGACACTTGCTGCCATCGATAACGATATACCGGCAGACAGCGTATGGATGAAAAACTACAGTTCATACCTGACTTCCATAGAGGTCAAAAACAACCTTGCCGAAGTACGTGCAAAGATAGCAAAGCTTTCAAAAAACAACAGATACGGTCAAAACATCGATGAACTGAGTGCTCTTCGTTCTAAAGAGAACATCCTTTCAAACCAGATGATGCAGTTAAAAGGCAAGGATACGACACCTTTTGCAGAACTGCTTACACCGCCGGAGATCGGAGAGATACCGCCTATCAACAACCCTTTAGATATCTTTACGGGCTACTCGTTTATAAAGCAGTTGAGTAACAACCATGAGGATTATATAAAGCAAAAAGACCGTTTGAAAAGATTGATAGAACTGTTAAATATCAAAAAAGGGGTCTATGAAAATCTTATTGTCCTGCAAAAAGACAAAAAGACTCAAGAATCACTTGAAGCGCTGAAAAAACAGCTTGACAGATTTACGATCGCTCTTGATACGATCAATATCACGGACAGTGTCTACAAAAAACGTATAGAAGTGATCGAGATCAACCTCAATAAAAAGATCGAGGAGCAGATGTATAAACTGACGAAGATAGGGATTATCGTAGTCAGCCTGTTTATCCTGTCGTTCTTGATAAAACTGATCATAAAAAAATATATAACGGATAATGAGAGATTTTATACGGCAAACAAGATCATCACGTTTACAAATTTTACACTGATCCTGTTGATCCTCTTTTTCAACTACATAGAGAATGTGGCCTATCTTGTGACCATACTCGGGTTTGCATCTGCGGGTATCGCCATCGCGATGAAAGACTGGTTTATGAGCATCCTTGGATGGCTTGTCATAGTCTTCGGAGGAAGCATACATGTAGGCGACAGGATACGTGTGGATATGGACGGTATGGTGTATGTGGGTGACGTACTGGATATCTCGCTGCTTCGTATTACGATCTTAGAAGATATCACACTGAGTTCATACCATAAGAACCGCCGTGCGGGACGTATCGTATTTATCCCGAACAACTATGTCTTTACAAGGATGATCGCAAACTATACCCACCACTCGTTAAAGACTGTTTGGGACGGGATCGATATAACCATAACATTTGACTCAAACCATAAAAAAGCGCTCAATATCTGTAAAGAGATCACAAGAAAATACTCTAAAGGGTATACGGATATTACACGTAAACAGCTCAACAAACTAAGAAACAACTACAGTCTGAAAAACACGAATGTCGAACCGAGAATATTCTCTTTTATCGAGCCAAACGGTGTGGTGATAAGCTGCTGGTATCTTACAAACGCTTACGGTACATTGACTCTAAGAAGTACGATCTCGCTTGAGATCGTAGAAGAGTTCAACAAAGCAGGCGATATTACCATCTCTTATCCGACACAAAAACTCTATATGGAAGAAGTATAG